DNA from Helicobacter pylori:
ATGCCCTCGTTTGTTTTGCCTTTAGTACAAGGGGCTAAGGGTTTGGATTATGGTTTAGAGGCCGGGAGTAAATCCGAACTCATCATTGCGATGAGCTACACGAACCCCACAGCTCCTATCACCGTGAATGGCTTTAAAGACAAGGAGATGATTGAGCTTGGCTTTATCGCTAAAAGCATGCAGCATGAGATCACTTTAACGATTGAGGGTTTGAATGAGCTAAAAACCATTATCGCTGTGGCTAAACAAAACGATTTTGTAGCCTGCCCTAAAATTGGTATTCGCATCCGTTTGCACAGCGCTGGCACCGGTGTTTGGGCAAAGAGTGGGGGGATCAATTCTAAATTTGGCCTTAGCAGCACGGAAGTTTTAGAAGCGATGCGCCTTTTAGAAGAAAACGACTTACTAGAGCATTTCCACATGATACATTTCCACATAGGCTCTCAAATCAGCGATATTTCGCCCTTAAAAAAGGCTTTAAGAGAAGCGGGCAACTTGTATGCAGAATTGCGTAAAATGGGCGCTAAAAATCTCAATAGCGTGAATATTGGAGGGGGGTTAGCCGTAGAATACACCCAACACAAGCACCACCAAGATAAAAACTACACTTTAGAGGAATTCAGCGCTGATGTGGTGTTTTTATTGAGGGAAATTGTGAAAAATAAGCAAGAAATCGAGCCGGACATTTTCATTGAATCAGGCCGTTACATTTCCGCTAACCATGCCGTTTTAGTGGCCCCGGTGTTAGAATTGTTTTCGCATGAATACAATGAAAAATCCCTAAAAATTAAAGAAAATAATAACCCCCCCTTGATTGATGAAATGCTAGACTTGCTCGCTAATATCAATGAAAAAAACGCCATTGAATACTTGCATGATAGTTTTGATCACACCGAGTCGCTATTCACGCTTTTTGATTTGGGCTATATTGATTTGATTGACAGGAGCAACACTGAAGTTTTAGCCCATTTGATCGTCAAAAAAGCGGTGCAATTGCTTTATGTTAAGGATCATAACGATATTTTACGCATTCAAGAGCAGGTCCAAGAGCGCTATTTATTGAATTGCTCGTTTTTCCAAAGCTTGCCGGATTATTGGGGCTTGAGGCAGAATTTCCCGGTCATGCCCTTGAATAAACTAGATGAAAAGCCCACCAGGAGCGCGAGCTTGTGGGATATTACTTGCGATAGCGATGGGGAAATCGCTTTTGATTCCACGAAGCCCTTGTTTTTGCATGATATAGACATAGATGAAGAAGAATACTTTTTAGCGTTCTTTTTAGTGGGAGCGTATCAAGAAGTTTTAGGCATGAAGCACAATTTATTCACGCACCCTACGGAATTTAGCGTGGTTTTTGATGAAAAAGGCGATTATGAAGTGGAAGATATTTGCGAAGCCCAAACGATTTTAGACGTGTTAGACGATTTGGACTATGACACTAAAGAGATCGAGCGCCTTTTAAAGCAAAAAATTGAAGACAACAACCAACTGGACATGGAAGAAAAGAAAGAAATCATGGGGCGCTTGTATGTCATGCTGAGCGAAAACGGGTATTTGCGCACGATTTCTTAAAAGAACACTATAAATGGATTATAGCTAAAATAAAGATACAAGAAACGCCAAGCAACATTTGAAAAAAGAAAAATAAAAGAAAAGAATAAAAGAGAGATAAAAAGAGAAAAAAAAGGAGACCCCTCACAAGAGAGTAAGGGGGGATTATTCCTCATCTTTAAAGGTGGTGTTTTCAGCCTCGCCCTCGTTTTCATCGGCTAAAATCTCATCAATCTCATCTCTAGTCGCTAAACCGAGATTTAATTCAATATCTTTTAGCAAATTCTCACCAAGACCCGCACAGCTTAAGCCATACCTATTGATACCGCCATCGCATAAGAGTTGTGCTACAAAATACGCCTCTTTTTGATTTTTAGGTAAAACCCAACCCCACTCTTCCAAAGTAACACCAAAGCTACCATCAGGTCTTTTTAAGTTTTTCGCATAAGTTTCAATCACCTTACAGAATAAGCAAACATCACCCATAAGCATATCATCAAAAGTGTCAAAGAACGCCTCTTCAATATTTCTGTTTTCAATCATAGTGTTAAATTCGTGGTCGCTATGGTGCTTTAACTCCTCCATAAAAGAGAGAGCGTGAATAACGATTAAACTAAATTGAAACCCTCGTCCCTCATAACTCATTGGAGCGAATAACACACCAAGTCTTTTCTTACGCTCCTCATTAGTATAAGGCTCCATCATAACAGCAAAGGGAGAAGTTGTTTTGTCATCAAAATCAAAGTCCAACTTAAATTTGCTTTCTTTCTCTTTAGGCTATTTAGGAGTTGAAGTCCTATCCTTAACACTCGGTCCGCTAGTTACCACTTTAACGCCTTTTAACAAATCCTCTCCGCTTTTTTGTTTTCAGCGTGAAGTCTCATATGCTCGGTCAATGGAACTTTATTGAACCACTTTAAGAACTTATCGCTATTGAAAACATAAGAGCCTTGCTGACCTTTATCTGTCTTTAAGGTTACACGATTGAACCCAATGCTAATGACTTTAGCCTCCACCACTTTATCGTTGATCGTGGCTTTGACTGACGCCCCTACTTTTAATTTATTTTCATTTTGAAGACCCATAAAATACTCCTTGGTAAAAATTTGTTTTAAATTCCGCTATAATCGGTCGTTCAATGTTTTTCAATGTTTTTTATTTTTTTGGCATGGCTTGTTCCTCCTTGTTGTGGGGTAGGCGTTTTTCAAACGCCCCCTTATTTTTGAGTGATCGCTTCATTTGATCTCTTTCAAAAGAGCGTTTTTAAAAGCTTTAATGGCGTTTTCGCCCACCAATTCAGCGATACGATAGCGTGAGATTAAAAAGTCTAATAATTTTTCGCTCCTTTCTTGAATCTCTATAAGCCCGAAAGAAGCGTTTTTAGCCACTTCTTTTTCACTATAAGAGCCTTTTAGGTATGCCTTTCTTTTTTCATCAAAAGGCTTGTTGCTTAAAGAGCTGTTGGCGTTTTTAGGGATTAAGAGCAAGTTCCCTAAAGCATGCACGATATGGGGGTTTTAGCCCAATTTTTTTCTTTAGCGCTATAGCCTTGATCGGGGTTTTGGGGCAAGATATACTCAATGCTTTCTATACTACCATCAAAATTCAGAGTCGTTTCAGGGTTATGGTATAGCTCGTATTCATAAAGCAAGTAATTCAGTGCCTTGCCCCACTCATACCATTTTCTGGGTTTCTTTTTGGAATGGATATTCTCTTCAAGCAATTCTAAAGCACTATTTTTTTGTCTGTTGAAAAAATTCTTTTCTAGCGTTGGGAGATCTTCAATGGCGATATTCCCCTCTCCTTCTTTATACGCTTGGAACGCTCTAAAAGCCAATCCAATCCATTCATTTTTAGCTGTATCCCTACCAACAACCCCATAGATCAAAAACCCGAAACGTTCTAAATACTCTAACAATCCCTCTAATTTTTTGGTGGTGTAAGGCTGTTTGTTAGCGTGTTTCCCTTCAAGCTGTATGGTAAAAAGAGAGAGCAATAAGGGCAGAAAAGCGTTATCGCTCAAAGCGTTTAAGCGCCGCATTTTGTCTAACAAGGTGCGCGTTTTAGGCGTGATTTCTATCTTAAATTCTTTAAGGGTGATAGCTTTTTCATCAAGCGTGTGCAAGAAATTCCACACTTTAGAAGAATAAGAAAGATAGAATAACAATTCGTCTATTTTGTCATATTCATCGCTAAAGGGTGTGTTATGGGTATATTTTTTATGAGCGTTAAACTCCATTTCCAATAACCTCTTTTTAAAATCCCTTTTTTCGCTATAACAATACGCTACAAAATGCTTTAAAAACCTCTCTAAATCATCATCTTTAAAGGATCTCAAATCGTCATAAATGATCGTGTAGGTTTTATTGATTTCTTGTTGAAGCGTTTCTAATTTTTGTCCATTACAAATCTTATGCGCTACAAAATGCAGGCGGTTTTTGAACAATTCCAGAGTGGATAGATCCTTGCCACGATTGTTGATCGTTTCAAAAGAGCTGAACGGATCGATTCGATTATCATTCAATTCCGCCACGCTAAAAAGCATTTTTTTAGTGAGGGCATCAAACATTCTTTCAAGCGTTTCCATAGGCGTATCGCTGATTTTTTCTTTAAAAAATTCATAAGCGTCAATCAAATTTTTAGCGTAAAAAGAAGTTTGAAACTTTTCTAAATCTTTTTCTTCTCCCAATGATCGCCCCAAAAGCTTCACTCAAACCATAATACTTATAGGACAGAACGGGTTCAAGGTTCATTGAATCATACTTTGGGTCTTTATGTTGGGTAATCTTGGCTAAAAGGCCTAGTAAAATCAGGCTTGTAGCCAATCGTTGCTGACCGTCTATGATTTCAAAAGCGCTGTCTTCAAGCTCATTTTCAAGCCTTCTTAAGGTTAGGCTGTGCATGTAATGGAATTTATCTCCTAGCTTAGAGACATGCTCTAAATCGTTCCAAAAATCCTTCAATTGCCTCATCTGCCATGCATACCCCCTTTGATAGCTAGGGATTTCAAACACGCCTTTTTCAATCACTCCGTCTAAATTTAACAATTCCATTAAAATCCTTTCTTAAAATGAATGGGTTTATGGGTTAAAACCCACAATCCTTTAACTTTTTCTTTTAATCAATTTTGGTTTTCCAAGTCGGGTGCTGCGCGTGAAATGCCAAGTGTTTTTATTGACTAATTCTTCGTATTCTTGGCTCCCTTTTTGAGCGCAAACGCCCTCAACCTTTAGCGCTCCCTCTTCATCAGTCCCGATAGTGTCATGGTCAATTTTTAGGGCAAAAACGCTCCGTTGGACTTCAGCCCCTCTAGTCGTTGAATTCTCATTCACAATACTAATCACATAATCCGCTTTACGCATGAGTTCAAAATGTTCGTATTGAACCACTTCGCCCATTCTTGGACGAAAACCTGTCAAAGTGCATTCATCGCACCATTCTTTAAAATCCTCATTTCCTGGAATAGTTCCTTTATAAGCGCCTGAAACCATGCACAACAACAAATTGTATTTTTCATGCGCTTTTAAATCTTCTAACTGAGCCATCATCTTCTCCTTGTATTGAATTTAACTCTGTAAGCCCCACTGATGATTGAAAAATGGGGCTTATGAAATCAAATGGTTGAAAAATGTTGCGTAGGGGAATGCAAGGGGGAATAAAAGAGGGAATAATAAAAAGTAGGGGATTTTTAAATAGGTTTTTGTAAAAGGATAAAAAGTTATAAAAGTATGGTAGCGTTGCTTGATTGCTTGATTGCTTGATTGCTTGATTGCTTGATTGCTTGAATGATTGAATGATAGAATGATAGAATGATAGAATGATAGAATGATAGAATGATAGAATGATAGAATGATAGAATGATAGAATGATAGAATGATAGAATGATAGAATGATAGAATGATAGAATGATAGAATGATAGAATGATAGAATGATAGAATGATAGAATGATAGAATGATAGAATGATAGAATGATAGAATGATAGAATGATAGAATGATAGAATGATAGAATGATAGAATGATAGAATGATAGAATGATAGAATGATGATAGAATGATAGAATGATAGAATGCCATTCCTGCCCCTTTTTTGAAAAAAAGATGACTTGGGGGTGTTCTAGCGGTATTTAATCAATGGTTAATGGTGCGTCTGATTTAATGATGTGTTTGATTTAATGATGTGTTTGATTTAATGATGTGTTTGATTTTTTTAATTTTGATTTTTTAATAAAAATGCGTTCTTGTTTAAATTTAATGATGCGTTTAATCTTAAAGCTTTATTTTAGCTCTATTTTTTAGCCCCCCATTCCAATTAGTTCCCCAATTGTTTCCAATAACTCTTATCCATTCCTTTCAAACTCTAAATTTTCTTCCAAACTCTCAAAACTTTAAGCAAACTTTAAGCATTGCATGTCTATAATTACATTTCGTTTTTAAAGACAAGCTTTAAAAAGTTCTTTAATTCAAACTCAAGCAAGTTGTAAAAGCTAAAAGCTTTAAATATAAAAATATAAAAGCCCACCAGCTGATAAAACTTGAGCGTTAAAAAAGATTAGGGATCAAGCATTGTTAGTCTTCTTTAAGGGTTTAATGCTCAAGAGCGATTATAGCGGGTTTTTGAAGAAAAACGAAGTTATTTGATTTAATATTGTTAATAGCCTATGTAAAAGTAAAGTAAAACTACAATAACTCTGTCTTATATTCATTAAGGCAGTGGTAGCGCTGAAGAATATTCGTGCAATTGTCGTTATTCATTATAAAAGGGCGGGTTTTAAAGGATATTTTAAAATTTAAAACAAGCTTTTAAGAGCAGATGGCGGATGCCTTGCCAAAGAGAGGCGATGAAGGACGTACTAGACTGCGATAAGCTATGCGGAGCTGTCAAGGAGCTTTGATGCGTAGATGTCCGAATGGGGCAACCCAACTAATAGAGATATTAGTTACTCTAATTACAGAGAGCGAACCTAGTGAAGTGAAACATCTCAGTAACTAGAGGAAAAGAAATCAACGAGATTCCCTAAGTAGTGGCGAGCGAACGGGGAAAAGGGCAAACCGAGTGCTTGCATTCGGGGTTGAGGACTGCAACATCCAAGAGAACGCTTTAGCAGAGTTACCTGGAAAGGTAAGCCATAGAAAGTGATAGCCTTGTATGCGACAAGGCGTTCTCAGGTAGCAGTATCCAGAGTAGGCCAGGACACGAGAAATCCAGGTTGAAGCCGGGGAGACCACTCTCCAACCCTAAATACTACTCTTTGAGCGATAGCGAACAAGTACCGTGAGGGAAAGGTGAAAAGAACCGCAGTGAGCGGAGTGAAATAGAACCTGAAACCATCTGCTTACAATCATTCAGAGCCCTATGATTTATCAGGGTGATGGACTGCCTTTTGCATAATGATCCTGCGAGTTGTGGTATCTGGCAAGGTTAAGCGAATGCGAAGCCGTAGCGAAAGCGAGTCTTAATAGGGCGCTTGAGTCAGATGCTGCAGACCCGAAGCTAAGTGATCTATCCATGGCCAAGTTGAAACGCGTGTAATAGCGCGTGGAGGACTGAACTCGTACCCATTGAAACGGGTTGGGATGAGCTGTGGATAGGGGTGAAAGGCCAAACAAACTTAGTGATAGCTGGTTCTCTTCGAAATATATTTAGGTATAGCCTCAAGTGATAATAAAAGGGGGTAGAGCTCTGATTGGGCTAGGGCTGCTCGCCGCGGTACCAAACCCTATCAAACTTCGAATACCTTTTATCGTATCTTGGGAGTCAGGCGGTGGGTGATAAAATCAATCGTCAAAAGGGGAACAACCCAGACTACCAAATAAGGTCCCTAAGTTCTATTCTGAGTGGAAAAAGATGTGTGGCTACTCAAACAACCAGGAGGTTGGCTTAGAAGCAGCCATCCTTTAAAGAAAGCGTAACAGCTCACTGGTCTAGTGGTCATGCGCTGAAAATATAACGGGGCTAAGATAGACACCGAATTTGTAGATTGTGTTTGACACAGTGGTAGAAGAGCGTTCATACCAGCGTTGAAGGTATACCGGTAAGGAGTGCTGGAGCGGTATGAAGTGAGCATGCAGGAATGAGTAACGATAAGATATATGAGAATTGTATCCGCCGTAAATCTAAGGTTTCCTACGCGATGGTCGTCATCGTAGGGTTAGTCGGGTCCTAAGCCGAGTCCGAAAGGGGTAGGTGATGGCAAATTGGTTAATATTCCAATACCGACTTGTGGAGCGTGATGGGGGGACGCATAGGGTTAAGCGAGCTAGCTGATGGAAGCGCTAGTCTAAGGGCGTAGATTGGAGGGAAGGCAAATCCACCTCTGTATTTGAAACCCAAACAGGCTCTTTGAGTCCTTTCAGGACAAAGGGAGAATCGCTGATACCGTCGTGCCAAGAAAAGCCTCTAAGCATATCCATAGTCGTCCGTACCGCAAACCGACACAGGTAGATGAGATGAGTATTCTAAGGCGCGTGAAAGAACTCTGGTTAAGGAACTCTGCAAACTAGCACCGTAAGTTCGCGATAAGGTGTGCCACAGCGATGTGGTCTCAGCAAAGAGTCCCTCCCGACTGTTTACCAAAAACACAGCACTTTGCCAACTCGTAAGAGGAAGTATAAGGTGTGACGCCTGCCCGGTGCTCGAAGGTTAAGAGGATGCGTCAGTCGCAAGATGAAGCGTTGAATTGAAGCCCGAGTAAACGGCGGCCGTAACTATAACGGTCCTAAGGTAGCGAAATTCCTTGTCGGTTAAATACCGACCTGCATGAATGGCGTAACGAGATGGGAGCTGTCTCAACCAGAGATTCAGTGAAATTGTAGTGGAGGTGAAAATTCCTCCTACCCGCGGCAAGACGGAAAGACCCCGTGGACCTTTACTACAACTTAGCACTGCTAATGGGAATATCATGCGCAGGATAGGTGGGAGGCTTTGAAGTAAGGGCTTTGGCTCTTATGGAGCCATCCTTGAGATACCACCCTTGATGTTTCTGTTAGCTAACTGGCCTGTGTTATCCACAGGCAGGACAATGCTTGGTGGGTAGTTTGACTGGGGCGGTCGCCTCCTAAAAAGTAACGGAGGCTTGCAAAGGTTGGCTCATTGCGGTTGGAAATCGCAAGTTGAGTGTAATGGCACAAGCCAGCCTGACTGTAAGACATACAAGTCAAGCAGAGACGAAAGTCGGTCATAGTGATCCGGTGGTTCTGTGTGGAAGGGCCATCGCTCAAAGGATAAAAGGTACCCCGGGGATAACAGGCTGATCTCCCCCAAGAGCTCACATCGACGGGGAGGTTTGGCACCTCGATGTCGGCTCATCGCATCCTGGGGCTGGAGCAGGTCCCAAGGGTATGGCTGTTCGCCATTTAAAGCGGTACGCGAGCTGGGTTCAGAACGTCGTGAGACAGTTCGGTCCCTATCTGCCGTGGGCGTAGGAAAGTTGAGGAGAGCTGTCCCTAGTACGAGAGGACCGGGATGGACGTGTCACTGGTGCACCAGTTGTTCTGCCAAGAGCATCGCTGGGTAGCTACACACGGATGTGATAACTGCTGAAAGCATCTAAGCAGGAAGCCAACTCCAAGATAAACTTTCCCTGAAGCTCGCACAAAGACTATGTGCTTGATAGGGTAGATGTGTGAGCGCAGTAATGCGTTTAGCTGACTACTACTAATAGAGCGTTTGGCTTGTTTTTTGCTTTTTGTATAAGATAACGACAATAGAGCGCGAATGAGTTACCACTGCCTTACTGAGTGTAAGAGAGTTGGAGTTTTATGAAGACTTTTATAGGATTGAACTTTAATGAGGAATGAGATACCATCCATTCTTTTTAAAGTGAAAGGCTATTAACTATCTTCTTTGTTAAAAAACAGCTCCCTATAAAGAGAAAGGGGAGTTAAGGGTAAATGCATTTTATCTTTAGCTCCCTTTTCCTTGTGCCTTTAGAGAAGAGGAACTACCCAGTTAACCATTCCGAACCTGGAAGTCAAGCTCTTCATCGCTGATAATACTGCTCTTTTCAAGAGTGGGAATGTAGGTCGGTGCAGGGATAGGGAAATGTTTTTTCAATCTTGCTTTTTATCTGATTTCATTATTGATTGCTTGTTTTTGTTTAGGGGTTTATTCTTTATTCTTTATTCTTTATTCTTTATTCTTTATTCTTTATTCTTTATTCTTTATTCCGTTGGTGTTGTTTTTTTTATTTCTTTTGTTTTTAACTTTTTTGGGTTGGGTTGTTTGGGGGGGTTTATGGTTTTTGTGTTTTAGATTTTTAGAATCGATCTAAAAGAAAACTTTTTTCATCAAGTTTCTTTTTTAAAAAAACCTAAAAATTTCTTAAACACTCCTTTAGGATCGAACATGTCGCACATTTTACACCCATACATGCCAATTAAAATCACAAGCCAGCTCACATACACCCAACTCATCAAAAACCACAAAATAGAAACGCTCCCATACAGCTCATGGTAGGTGCGGTTGTATAACACATAATAGGTGAAAGCCCATTTTAACACATGCCAAGAAACGCTCGTAAAAAACACCCATAAAAACACCCAAAAATAATGTTTAAACACCTTATTCGTGGGAATGGTAAAAAGGATCAAAAAAAACACGTAAGTGCCTATCCATCTTAAAACATGCAACAAGCTTGAATCTTTATCTTCAAAAAACACTTGAATCTTAATGTCAAAAAACACCACCAAAGGCAAAGCGAATAAAAACACTAAAGTCGTGCCAAAACCCCAAAATAAAAAGATTTCTTTGTCCTTAAAATGCGCATAATCTCTAGGCTTTGCATCAAAAATTTTTGATGCGATGGAGCGGTAGTTTTCACAAAAAAGCACCAACGCCACCACAATGGACACCTCTTCAAGCGTGCCTAAAGTCATGTCTGTTTTTTTAAAATTTTCTAAAAAATCCTTAATTGCGCCAATGAGTTTAGGAGCGTTAGGGAAAATCAAGGCTTCCATTTCACCGCTGTGCGCTTGCAAGTAATGAGACACAAAAAGACTGAACACAAACAATAAAATAGGCGACAAAGACAAAATCGTATAAAAACTCAAGCTGGAAGCGTAGTAAAACAATTCGCTCAAGCCTAAAAAGGCGTTTTGAAAGCGCTCGGGGAAAATCATTCTAAGAAGGTTCAAAAACCCTCTAACGCTTTTAAAAAATTCCCTCATCAATGACAACTTGTCGCCATTGTCAAGCCATAAGAGAGCAGTTTTTCTATATCTTTTTTAGGGGCTTTGCCTTTGGTGGTCAAATAGTCCCCTAGCACCACCGCATTGATGCCGTATTCAAAAAGCTTGGCTTCCTGTTTGTCGTTATCTTTAAACACCACTTCACGCCCCCCAGCCACCATAAGCCTAGCGTTAGGCAAAAACTCTTTAGCCAAAAGCACGCATTCTAGGGCTTCATCTGCGCTTAAAGTCTCTGCATCAATGGGCAATACCGGGTTTTTAATGAAAAAATTAATCGGCGTGGTGTGCGGGGAGAGCGAAGCTAACGCCCTAAGCATTTCAATCCGATCTTCCCAGCTCTCATTAAGCCCAAAAATCCCCCCACTGCACAAGCCTAACCCCGCCCTTAAGGTGTTTTCGCATGTGATAAACCTTTCTTCCCATGTGTGCGTGGAACAAATCTTAGGGAAGAAATTTTGCGAAGTTTCTAAATTGTGGTTATAGCTATGGATGCCCGCATCTCTTAAAAATTCTAATTGCTCCAAATCCGCGCGCCCGCAGCATGCGATGAGATGCAAGCCCAATTCTTCTTGATTGATGGCTTTAGCTAATTTAGCGATGTATTCGCATTTTTCATCGTCTAATTCGCGCCCTGAAGTAACCAGACAAAACCCTAAAGCCCCTAATTGCCTTAACGCTCTAGCCTCTTGTAAAACCACTTTTTCATCTTTAAATTTATAGCGCTTGATCGCTCCTTGGTGGTGCGAGCTTTGCGTGCAATAAGCGCAATCTTCCTTACAATCCCCACTGCGCACATTGGAAATAGAACATAAAAAAATCTCTTGCATCGTAATCCTTTGTTTGGTTAAAAATATTGGTTTTTTTAGGTTGATTATAGCAAAGAAAAAGAAGCGCTTTTGATTTTAAGGGCTTTATTCCATTAAATATTAAAACTAAAACTTTATTTAATTTTAATTGCAAGCTATCGCCCCTAAAAAACCAATCTCAAAACTTTACGCTATAATTCCCTTAACTTTTCACTTAAGGGATTTCATGCAAGATTCATTCAATCAAAGTTACCCCCCCCCCCCCCCAATCAGCGATAAAAGATCGCACGCCTAATAACGCGCCAAATAACGCGCCCAATAATAAAGAAATAGAGCTACCCACCCACATCACCAGTAATTTAAAAAAAGAGCTTAGAGATTACCAAAAGCAAGCGATAGATAATTATTTAGAAAAACGCCAATCTAACCCAACTCAAAAGCATTTCATGTTTGAAATGGCCACCGGTAGTGGCAAAACCTTAGTGATGGCGGG
Protein-coding regions in this window:
- the speA gene encoding arginine decarboxylase, translating into MQEVHDYGINFWSNNEFKIEKGLVKVCHGKNPSLLEIVQSVRDKGYRGPLLVRFPHLVQKQIKSLFDAFSSAIKEYQYSGAFKAVFPLKVNQMPSFVLPLVQGAKGLDYGLEAGSKSELIIAMSYTNPTAPITVNGFKDKEMIELGFIAKSMQHEITLTIEGLNELKTIIAVAKQNDFVACPKIGIRIRLHSAGTGVWAKSGGINSKFGLSSTEVLEAMRLLEENDLLEHFHMIHFHIGSQISDISPLKKALREAGNLYAELRKMGAKNLNSVNIGGGLAVEYTQHKHHQDKNYTLEEFSADVVFLLREIVKNKQEIEPDIFIESGRYISANHAVLVAPVLELFSHEYNEKSLKIKENNNPPLIDEMLDLLANINEKNAIEYLHDSFDHTESLFTLFDLGYIDLIDRSNTEVLAHLIVKKAVQLLYVKDHNDILRIQEQVQERYLLNCSFFQSLPDYWGLRQNFPVMPLNKLDEKPTRSASLWDITCDSDGEIAFDSTKPLFLHDIDIDEEEYFLAFFLVGAYQEVLGMKHNLFTHPTEFSVVFDEKGDYEVEDICEAQTILDVLDDLDYDTKEIERLLKQKIEDNNQLDMEEKKEIMGRLYVMLSENGYLRTIS
- a CDS encoding biotin synthase, which produces MQEIFLCSISNVRSGDCKEDCAYCTQSSHHQGAIKRYKFKDEKVVLQEARALRQLGALGFCLVTSGRELDDEKCEYIAKLAKAINQEELGLHLIACCGRADLEQLEFLRDAGIHSYNHNLETSQNFFPKICSTHTWEERFITCENTLRAGLGLCSGGIFGLNESWEDRIEMLRALASLSPHTTPINFFIKNPVLPIDAETLSADEALECVLLAKEFLPNARLMVAGGREVVFKDNDKQEAKLFEYGINAVVLGDYLTTKGKAPKKDIEKLLSYGLTMATSCH
- a CDS encoding YihY family inner membrane protein; its protein translation is MREFFKSVRGFLNLLRMIFPERFQNAFLGLSELFYYASSLSFYTILSLSPILLFVFSLFVSHYLQAHSGEMEALIFPNAPKLIGAIKDFLENFKKTDMTLGTLEEVSIVVALVLFCENYRSIASKIFDAKPRDYAHFKDKEIFLFWGFGTTLVFLFALPLVVFFDIKIQVFFEDKDSSLLHVLRWIGTYVFFLILFTIPTNKVFKHYFWVFLWVFFTSVSWHVLKWAFTYYVLYNRTYHELYGSVSILWFLMSWVYVSWLVILIGMYGCKMCDMFDPKGVFKKFLGFFKKET
- a CDS encoding CMP-N-acetylneuraminate-beta-galactosamide-alpha-2, 3-sialyltransferase — encoded protein: MAFYHSIILSSFYHSIILSFYHSIILSFYHSIILSFYHSIILSFYHSIILSFYHSIILSFYHSIILSFYHSIILSFYHSIILSFYHSIILSFYHSIIQAIKQSSNQAIKQSSNATILL